One Campylobacter concisus DNA window includes the following coding sequences:
- a CDS encoding TolC family protein, with the protein MKKILLALLPLALFGSNLSEIANKATQNEISKIKELELKRANLNDEATSSAYLPSLSLEGSYGKNASTFPSIVAKESAGVLARIDFLLYDGGAREARLKMSQLLKNKAAIASDEAKNYLAFKTVNLYFNACALENIIAAKNAQANFLKGVLDKLEKANKAGLAPKDELENVRAKYHLANSTQLEYKNKMEQILNEINLLTGEQISPLSGAKMAEISSNLSSKNAELDRLSQDISLSEAKLSETRAGFLPQISLYDTYGFYKNNYDIDLGKYSAYRPYLDKYLKEDTHGNKFGVSFRWKIFDFFATSKMSQASKIALDEARLNLEYKKRENETKLKNLQNEIATLSSKIASLNEYVKASELALKASYEKYNSGLLGYSDLLEALSQKFDAISLFEGAKDELEIKKAEYFFESGESILERIRD; encoded by the coding sequence ATGAAAAAAATTTTATTAGCACTTTTGCCTTTGGCGCTATTTGGATCAAATTTAAGCGAGATAGCAAACAAGGCCACTCAAAACGAAATTTCAAAGATCAAAGAGCTTGAGTTAAAAAGAGCAAATTTAAACGATGAAGCGACATCAAGTGCCTACTTGCCAAGTCTTAGCCTAGAGGGCTCATACGGCAAAAACGCAAGCACCTTCCCAAGCATAGTCGCCAAAGAGTCAGCTGGCGTGCTAGCAAGGATCGATTTTTTACTATACGACGGCGGGGCGAGAGAGGCTAGGCTAAAGATGAGCCAGCTTTTAAAAAACAAAGCTGCCATCGCGAGTGATGAAGCCAAAAACTACCTTGCCTTTAAGACTGTAAATTTATACTTTAACGCCTGCGCACTTGAAAATATAATAGCCGCCAAAAATGCTCAGGCAAATTTCTTAAAAGGCGTTTTAGACAAGCTTGAAAAGGCAAATAAAGCAGGACTTGCCCCAAAAGATGAGCTAGAAAATGTGCGGGCAAAATACCACCTAGCAAACAGCACGCAGCTTGAATACAAAAATAAAATGGAGCAAATTTTAAATGAGATAAATTTGCTAACAGGCGAGCAAATTTCTCCACTTAGCGGGGCAAAAATGGCTGAGATTAGCTCAAATTTATCTTCAAAAAACGCTGAGCTTGATAGGCTAAGTCAAGATATATCTTTAAGCGAGGCTAAGCTTAGCGAGACAAGAGCTGGCTTTTTGCCTCAAATTTCGCTTTATGACACTTATGGATTTTACAAAAATAACTACGACATCGACCTTGGCAAATATAGCGCTTATCGCCCATATCTTGATAAATATCTAAAAGAAGATACCCACGGCAATAAATTTGGCGTTAGCTTTAGGTGGAAAATTTTTGACTTTTTTGCCACTAGCAAGATGAGCCAAGCTAGCAAGATCGCGCTTGATGAAGCGAGGTTAAATTTAGAGTATAAAAAGCGTGAAAATGAGACCAAACTTAAAAATTTACAAAACGAGATCGCAACTCTTAGCTCAAAGATCGCCTCTCTAAATGAGTATGTAAAAGCAAGCGAACTTGCGCTTAAAGCGAGCTATGAAAAATATAACTCTGGGCTTTTAGGGTATAGCGACTTGCTTGAAGCACTCTCTCAGAAATTTGACGCTATTAGCCTTTTTGAAGGGGCGAAAGATGAGCTGGAGATAAAAAAGGCGGAGTATTTTTTTGAGAGTGGGGAGAGCATTTTAGAGAGGATTAGGGATTGA
- a CDS encoding efflux RND transporter periplasmic adaptor subunit: MKKLIILMIFCIFSFAAEEIFADFEVYAKQSSKLAFESSGKVDKIFVDVSNHVKKGDTLASLDQTSLEIALKKAKNDLALAKNAKEFAKSTFNKFSQVKDVTSKQEFDEVKYKFDEAALRVQAAEIAILNADDHLKKAVLKAPFDGVIASKNVELGESASPLQPAFVLNSEEAKILIAIDEKYANLVKVGDIFKFKLDATNEEKEVKIALIYPEIKRETRKFYAQAYDSGLKPGMFGQGKVIIGENK; encoded by the coding sequence TTGAAAAAGCTGATAATTTTAATGATATTTTGCATCTTTTCATTTGCAGCAGAAGAGATTTTTGCTGATTTTGAAGTCTATGCCAAGCAAAGCTCAAAGCTTGCATTTGAGAGCAGCGGCAAGGTGGATAAAATTTTTGTAGATGTCTCAAACCACGTTAAAAAGGGCGACACTTTAGCTAGCCTTGATCAAACAAGCCTAGAGATCGCTCTAAAAAAGGCAAAAAACGATCTAGCGCTTGCCAAAAATGCCAAAGAATTTGCTAAAAGCACCTTTAATAAATTTAGCCAAGTAAAGGACGTCACTTCAAAGCAAGAATTTGATGAGGTAAAGTATAAATTTGATGAGGCAGCTCTTAGGGTGCAAGCGGCTGAGATCGCCATTTTAAACGCAGATGATCATCTTAAAAAGGCCGTTTTAAAAGCTCCTTTTGATGGCGTCATAGCTAGTAAAAATGTCGAGCTTGGCGAGAGTGCTTCGCCGCTTCAGCCAGCCTTTGTTTTAAACTCCGAGGAGGCTAAAATTTTAATAGCGATCGATGAAAAATATGCAAATTTAGTAAAAGTTGGCGACATTTTTAAATTTAAGCTTGACGCGACAAACGAGGAAAAAGAGGTAAAAATCGCACTAATTTACCCAGAGATAAAAAGAGAGACTAGAAAATTTTACGCCCAGGCT